Proteins from a genomic interval of Candidatus Rubidus massiliensis:
- the nadC gene encoding Nicotinate-nucleotide pyrophosphorylase [carboxylating], with translation MDLIQEIDKLIVIALEEDIRSGDKTTEACIPETIEISGKFVLKQAGVLAGLKFLEPLFKKLDPNIEVHLLVEEGVFLKAGTTVAKINGPARGILSGERVALNLLQHASGVATTTYYYVRKISGYNCKILDTRKTLPGLRALEKYAVKVGGGHNHRYGLDDRLIIKSKHLSFVALYAKDPIKESVKLVKNKYPNLPIEMEIKSIDQLDEALQTDIDAIMLMNMSPEDVQKCAKKIRKTNKKVYVESGSSITFDTIKAYAELVDGISIGALTYSVQGLDIKMPLS, from the coding sequence ATGGATTTAATACAAGAAATAGATAAGCTTATTGTCATAGCTTTGGAAGAAGATATACGTTCAGGTGATAAAACCACAGAAGCTTGCATTCCAGAGACAATCGAAATTTCAGGAAAATTTGTCTTGAAACAAGCAGGCGTTTTAGCTGGATTGAAATTTTTAGAGCCACTTTTTAAAAAACTCGACCCTAATATTGAAGTGCATTTGTTAGTTGAAGAAGGGGTGTTTTTAAAAGCTGGCACAACAGTTGCTAAAATAAATGGTCCTGCAAGAGGGATATTGAGCGGAGAAAGAGTTGCTTTAAACCTTTTACAACATGCATCTGGTGTGGCAACCACTACCTACTATTATGTTAGAAAAATATCTGGCTATAATTGCAAGATATTAGACACAAGAAAAACCCTCCCAGGATTGAGAGCGTTGGAAAAATATGCAGTCAAAGTGGGTGGAGGCCATAATCATCGCTATGGTTTAGATGATAGATTAATTATAAAAAGTAAACATTTATCATTTGTAGCCTTATACGCAAAAGATCCCATAAAAGAATCGGTAAAACTTGTTAAGAATAAATATCCAAATTTACCCATCGAAATGGAAATTAAAAGTATTGACCAGTTAGATGAAGCGCTACAAACAGATATTGATGCAATCATGTTAATGAATATGTCACCTGAAGATGTTCAAAAATGCGCTAAAAAAATTAGAAAAACGAATAAAAAAGTTTATGTAGAGTCAGGCTCTAGTATCACTTTTGATACGATAAAAGCTTATGCTGAGTTAGTTGATGGCATTTCAATTGGAGCTTTAACCTATTCTGTTCAAGGTTTAGATATAAAAATGCCTTTATCATAA
- the hldE_1 gene encoding Bifunctional protein HldE yields the protein MVKFSNFFNRIHQVKVLVIGDLILDQYTYGQTSRISPEAPVPVMQVMKEENLPGGAGNVALNLQALGAQVILLSRIGNDRAGIQLKDSLTVKKVTTDYVFCQRNWQTSHKTRVIAANQQLLRIDYEEIKAIDEHLEDTIITHLPTLLQNIDIIAISDYGKGFLTDTLLSSIIQLGKQKNIPIIVDPKGADFSKYYGATIIKPNRLEAYKAANCSMHIPLETVAKKLLSQSNAEHIVITLSEEGISYFSQSGASGNTSAKVREVKDVTGAGDTVLAALTFALANKLNLEDSLRFANLCAGVAVEHIGCVNVNLAQVVIHMLKENIISKVFNNEHNYLLKAIVRSVEYQVIILEEEKLSIDLAEKIENINQTPIFPFFYVKDGKEKNEFVYLLSFLIKEGIILTSEEAFSMVNKTSDQLMT from the coding sequence ATGGTAAAATTTTCTAATTTTTTTAATAGAATTCATCAAGTGAAAGTTTTAGTTATAGGTGATTTGATTTTAGATCAATACACGTATGGTCAAACCTCGAGAATTTCTCCTGAAGCTCCAGTTCCGGTAATGCAAGTAATGAAAGAAGAAAACTTGCCAGGTGGGGCTGGAAATGTAGCTCTTAACTTGCAAGCTTTAGGCGCGCAAGTTATCCTCTTAAGCCGAATCGGAAATGATAGAGCTGGGATACAATTAAAAGATTCATTAACAGTTAAGAAAGTTACAACCGATTATGTATTTTGCCAACGAAATTGGCAAACTTCACATAAAACGAGGGTTATAGCTGCGAATCAACAATTACTTAGAATAGATTATGAAGAGATAAAAGCGATTGACGAGCATTTAGAAGATACAATAATCACTCATTTGCCAACTCTATTACAAAATATCGATATTATTGCTATTTCAGACTATGGAAAAGGATTTTTAACGGATACTTTACTAAGTTCTATTATACAATTAGGAAAGCAAAAAAATATTCCTATCATTGTGGATCCAAAAGGTGCAGATTTCTCTAAATATTATGGGGCTACAATTATCAAACCAAATCGTTTAGAAGCTTATAAAGCAGCTAATTGTTCCATGCATATACCATTAGAAACAGTGGCAAAAAAATTGCTAAGTCAAAGCAATGCAGAACATATTGTCATCACATTGTCAGAAGAGGGGATATCGTACTTTTCACAAAGTGGAGCATCAGGAAATACTAGTGCAAAGGTTAGAGAAGTAAAAGATGTAACTGGAGCTGGTGACACAGTACTTGCAGCCTTAACTTTTGCTTTAGCCAATAAACTTAACTTAGAAGATTCTTTAAGATTTGCAAATCTCTGCGCGGGAGTTGCAGTTGAACATATAGGTTGTGTAAACGTAAACTTAGCGCAAGTTGTCATCCATATGTTAAAAGAAAACATTATTTCAAAAGTTTTCAACAATGAGCATAATTATTTGTTAAAAGCTATTGTTCGTTCCGTCGAATATCAGGTCATTATTTTAGAGGAAGAAAAATTATCTATTGATTTAGCTGAAAAAATTGAAAACATCAATCAAACTCCGATTTTTCCTTTTTTCTATGTAAAAGATGGAAAGGAGAAAAATGAATTTGTTTATTTGCTTTCTTTTCTTATTAAGGAAGGGATTATTTTAACGTCTGAAGAAGCTTTTTCAATGGTAAATAAAACATCTGATCAACTTATGACTTAG
- the mraY gene encoding Phospho-N-acetylmuramoyl-pentapeptide-transferase yields the protein MFVLLMEFLRTKFGLFSPFLMNYSTRMILAAITSWVICIFAGPYFIKKLYELKIGQSIRLEECPLLGKLHQKKQNTPTMGGILILFSMIISLFLWMDPSHVFTLILLVSTLILGILGGTDDYLKLRYRNTKGLSARYKLLGQVLFSALLAIYFFSPNAASHLQIGEWFSPPIIKESNINYLTDGQSKIEQVVLPLYEYAGRIYIPFFKDPVFVFSGSLAILGAIFIIFVITGSSNAVNLTDGLDGLAAGCLILVASSLALIAFVSNHIDLATYLNVLYIEGSGEIAIYLSAFVGACLGFLWYNGHPAQLFMGDTGSLALGGILGVSAVLLRKEMLLGLVGGIFVAEALSVILQVGSYKLRNKKRIFLCAPLHHHFEYKGWAETKVVIRFWIIGLLLALIGIASLKIVI from the coding sequence ATGTTTGTATTGTTAATGGAATTTCTTCGAACCAAATTCGGTTTGTTCTCTCCCTTTTTAATGAATTATTCTACTAGAATGATACTAGCTGCTATTACATCCTGGGTAATATGTATTTTTGCAGGTCCATACTTCATTAAAAAGCTTTATGAATTAAAAATTGGACAATCGATACGCTTAGAAGAATGTCCCTTGCTTGGGAAACTACATCAAAAAAAGCAAAATACACCAACAATGGGTGGAATTCTTATTTTATTTTCTATGATTATTTCTCTTTTTTTATGGATGGATCCAAGCCATGTTTTTACTTTAATTTTGCTAGTTTCAACGCTTATATTAGGCATTTTAGGTGGCACAGATGATTATTTAAAATTGCGTTATCGCAATACTAAAGGTCTATCTGCACGTTATAAATTACTTGGACAAGTCCTTTTTTCGGCATTACTTGCTATCTATTTTTTTTCACCAAATGCAGCTAGTCATTTGCAAATTGGTGAGTGGTTCTCACCGCCTATTATAAAAGAATCGAATATTAACTATTTAACTGATGGCCAAAGTAAAATCGAGCAAGTAGTTTTACCTCTTTATGAATACGCAGGTAGAATTTATATACCATTTTTTAAAGATCCAGTATTTGTTTTTTCAGGCTCATTAGCAATATTGGGAGCTATTTTTATTATTTTTGTTATAACAGGTTCTTCTAATGCTGTAAATTTAACAGATGGGTTAGATGGGCTTGCCGCTGGTTGTTTAATTTTAGTAGCAAGTTCTTTAGCATTGATTGCATTTGTTTCCAATCATATAGATTTAGCAACGTATTTAAACGTCTTATATATAGAAGGTAGTGGAGAAATAGCTATCTATTTAAGTGCATTTGTAGGGGCATGTCTTGGTTTTTTATGGTACAATGGGCACCCTGCCCAGTTATTTATGGGAGATACTGGATCTTTAGCTTTAGGAGGTATCCTAGGGGTGTCTGCAGTTCTTTTAAGAAAAGAAATGTTACTTGGCCTGGTAGGAGGAATATTTGTTGCTGAAGCCTTATCTGTAATTTTGCAAGTAGGTAGTTATAAACTTAGAAATAAAAAAAGAATTTTTTTGTGCGCTCCTTTGCACCATCATTTTGAATATAAAGGATGGGCTGAAACGAAAGTCGTGATCCGTTTTTGGATTATAGGATTATTATTAGCATTAATCGGAATTGCTTCTTTAAAGATAGTTATATGA
- the murF gene encoding UDP-N-acetylmuramoyl-tripeptide--D-alanyl-D-alanine ligase, producing MSIILKNSIVNTLKTKLHTNQFMAKFNINQFPKIFQNTNISLPFSEISCDTRKLKEGQLYFALEGLKVDGHDFIEDAKKKGAIGAVVSKESKLTDKNFALIKVDNVLLALQQMTHTILQRRKTKIIAVTGSVGKTTSKEFLQTILSSKYKVSATIENYNSKVGLPITVINHTNDNDEWIVLEMGMTHKGDIEQLIKIAPPHIAMLTAIDYSHFVNFNSLNDIAAAKCEIFDSQNLVLSILAKDTLQHDAVIKSKKFPSFTYSIDDSTADYYLELQSKTMVLHTPDKQIYSFSLPNILGKHSFKNLCGALAIAINLGLNINEIQLAVNQLKLPDRRLQTIIKNDITFIVDCYNAPPVSVKSALDSIPQTKGKKIAVLSEMRELGTISKEWHEKIAKYALNKVDTVICIGEEMKIFKDIWHDANRKVFHCATKEEVIHFIKNIIEERDIVLVKGARFFELETILDHF from the coding sequence TTGTCAATAATCTTAAAAAACTCTATTGTCAATACTCTTAAAACAAAGCTTCATACCAATCAATTTATGGCTAAATTTAACATTAATCAATTTCCAAAAATATTTCAAAATACAAATATATCTTTACCGTTTTCAGAAATTTCTTGCGATACCAGAAAGTTAAAAGAAGGTCAGTTATATTTTGCTCTAGAAGGTTTAAAAGTTGACGGTCATGACTTTATAGAAGATGCCAAAAAAAAAGGTGCTATTGGAGCTGTAGTTAGTAAAGAATCAAAGCTTACAGATAAAAATTTTGCTTTAATAAAAGTAGATAATGTTTTACTTGCCTTACAGCAAATGACTCATACAATCTTGCAACGTCGTAAAACGAAAATTATTGCCGTTACAGGATCTGTTGGAAAAACAACATCAAAAGAATTTTTACAAACTATTTTAAGTAGTAAATATAAAGTTTCTGCGACTATTGAAAACTATAATTCAAAAGTTGGCCTTCCAATAACTGTTATTAATCATACAAATGATAATGACGAGTGGATTGTTCTCGAAATGGGAATGACACATAAAGGTGATATTGAGCAACTTATAAAAATTGCTCCGCCTCACATAGCAATGTTAACAGCTATAGACTATTCTCATTTTGTAAATTTCAACTCTTTGAATGATATTGCCGCCGCAAAGTGTGAGATTTTTGATTCTCAAAATCTTGTTTTATCTATCCTTGCAAAAGATACTTTGCAACACGATGCAGTAATTAAGAGTAAAAAGTTTCCATCTTTTACATATTCAATAGACGATTCTACAGCTGATTATTATTTGGAATTACAGTCGAAAACAATGGTTTTACATACTCCTGATAAGCAAATTTATTCTTTTTCATTACCAAATATTTTAGGAAAACATAGTTTTAAAAATCTTTGCGGTGCCTTAGCCATTGCTATAAATTTAGGATTAAATATAAATGAAATACAGCTGGCAGTGAATCAACTAAAACTACCTGATAGACGGTTGCAAACAATTATAAAAAACGACATTACCTTCATCGTTGATTGCTATAATGCACCACCTGTTTCAGTTAAATCGGCATTAGATTCAATTCCTCAAACCAAAGGGAAAAAAATAGCAGTTTTAAGTGAAATGCGAGAGCTTGGGACGATTTCAAAGGAATGGCACGAAAAAATAGCAAAATATGCTTTGAATAAAGTGGACACAGTCATCTGTATAGGTGAAGAAATGAAAATTTTTAAAGATATTTGGCATGATGCTAATAGAAAAGTTTTTCACTGTGCTACGAAAGAAGAAGTTATTCATTTTATTAAAAATATCATAGAAGAAAGAGATATAGTTTTAGTTAAAGGAGCGAGATTTTTTGAACTGGAAACTATATTAGATCATTTTTGA
- the groL_2 gene encoding Stress protein H5 has product MSSSPKEIIFEAEARELLYAGIKKLANVVAFTLGPRGRNVGLEKSWGAPTITNDGNSIVKDVILENEYENMGVAIAKEAVQKIKDKCGDGTTTTTILLKSIVENGIKQIAAGASPINIKRGIDKSIAFAIEEIKKSSIAIKDSKEIRNIAIVSASGDQEIGNMIADAMEKVGKSGVITIEEAKGTETTVEVVEGMQFDRGYISAYFCTNMDKGIAELSNPKILLVDKKISNIHEILPILSPIATQGAELLIIAEDIDGDALTTLVINKLRGTLKVVAVKAPGFGDRRKAMLQDIAVLTGGAVVSEETGLNLNEIPLDMLGSAERIIVSKEYTTIVNGHGQSEEIKARIKQLEHEITASSSSYDKEKLEERKAKLGGGVAVIKVGALTETEMKLNKQKFEDSLNSTKAALEEGIVPGGGVALLRASQKLANLHLSGEEEVGKKIVMSAFETPFKQIVSNSGCEDLVILSEVKNKPYEMGFNALSEKIENMVESQILDPTKVVTTSITLASSAAGVILLTEALISDAKEEEAT; this is encoded by the coding sequence ATGTCTTCATCACCAAAAGAAATTATATTTGAAGCTGAAGCGAGAGAATTACTATACGCTGGTATAAAAAAGTTAGCTAATGTTGTTGCCTTTACCTTAGGACCTCGAGGTAGAAATGTAGGATTAGAAAAAAGCTGGGGCGCACCGACTATTACAAATGATGGTAATAGCATTGTTAAAGATGTTATTTTAGAAAATGAATATGAAAACATGGGTGTTGCAATAGCTAAAGAAGCTGTTCAAAAAATCAAAGATAAATGTGGAGATGGCACTACAACTACTACTATTTTACTAAAATCTATTGTCGAAAATGGGATCAAGCAAATAGCCGCAGGTGCTAGTCCTATCAACATTAAAAGAGGAATTGATAAGTCTATAGCTTTTGCTATAGAAGAAATTAAGAAATCAAGTATTGCTATTAAAGATTCAAAAGAAATTAGAAATATAGCCATTGTTTCAGCTTCTGGAGATCAAGAAATTGGGAATATGATTGCTGATGCCATGGAAAAAGTGGGTAAATCAGGTGTTATTACTATCGAGGAAGCTAAGGGCACAGAAACTACTGTAGAAGTTGTTGAAGGTATGCAATTTGATCGTGGCTATATTAGTGCATATTTTTGCACAAATATGGACAAAGGAATTGCCGAATTATCTAATCCAAAAATTCTTTTAGTTGATAAAAAAATTTCAAATATTCACGAAATTTTACCGATCCTCTCTCCTATTGCTACGCAAGGTGCTGAGTTATTAATTATAGCTGAAGATATTGACGGCGACGCTCTAACAACTCTTGTTATTAATAAACTTAGAGGTACATTAAAAGTTGTAGCGGTAAAAGCTCCTGGATTTGGCGATAGAAGAAAAGCAATGTTGCAAGATATTGCAGTTTTAACAGGCGGGGCTGTTGTTTCAGAAGAAACTGGACTTAATTTAAACGAAATTCCTTTAGATATGTTGGGTTCAGCGGAAAGAATTATTGTTTCTAAAGAATACACAACAATTGTAAATGGTCATGGTCAATCTGAAGAAATAAAAGCTCGCATCAAACAATTAGAACATGAAATTACCGCTAGTTCAAGCTCTTACGATAAAGAAAAATTAGAAGAACGCAAAGCAAAGCTTGGTGGAGGTGTAGCGGTTATTAAAGTTGGCGCCTTAACAGAAACTGAAATGAAGCTAAATAAACAAAAGTTTGAAGATAGTCTAAATTCAACAAAAGCTGCTTTAGAAGAAGGTATTGTCCCAGGTGGTGGTGTGGCCTTATTAAGAGCTTCTCAAAAACTTGCAAACTTGCATTTAAGTGGAGAGGAAGAGGTTGGTAAAAAAATAGTAATGTCTGCTTTTGAAACCCCTTTTAAACAAATTGTTTCCAATTCTGGGTGCGAAGATCTTGTGATTTTATCGGAAGTAAAAAATAAGCCTTATGAGATGGGTTTTAACGCTTTATCTGAAAAAATTGAAAATATGGTTGAAAGTCAAATACTCGATCCTACTAAAGTTGTAACCACAAGTATAACTTTAGCCTCATCCGCTGCGGGTGTTATTTTACTTACAGAAGCATTAATTTCAGACGCAAAAGAAGAAGAAGCCACTTAA
- the hldD gene encoding ADP-L-glycero-D-manno-heptose-6-epimerase — protein sequence MVTLKPNTIIVTGGTGFIGSCVIKQLNCEGYENIVIVDNLRENEKWKNLVGKRFDGIISPQKFFTWLKSVDLNQITAVFHLGACSDTTEKNADYLLENNTHFSQQLVEIALLNKWRFIYASSAATYGDGKLGFDDDHDKLLELKPLNMYGYSKHLFDLWLKKNHLLEYVVGLKYFNVFGPNENHKNKMASAIAQIYPVIMKEHKVKLFKSSDPAKFADGEQKRDFIYVKDVARITTSFLSNSNNGIFNVGRGVALSWNRLAQAIFKALKIDGTIEYIEMPEVLIGKYQNYTCANTDKLRKAIGKLADCGTLEDDVCDYICNHLNNDETW from the coding sequence ATGGTGACACTTAAACCCAATACGATTATTGTCACAGGTGGCACAGGCTTTATAGGTTCTTGTGTGATCAAACAATTAAATTGTGAAGGATATGAAAATATCGTAATTGTTGATAATTTGAGGGAAAATGAAAAATGGAAAAATTTGGTAGGAAAAAGATTTGATGGAATTATATCCCCTCAAAAATTCTTCACATGGTTAAAAAGTGTCGATCTAAATCAGATAACTGCCGTTTTTCATTTAGGAGCCTGTTCTGATACTACTGAAAAAAATGCAGATTATTTATTAGAAAATAATACTCACTTTAGTCAACAGCTAGTTGAAATAGCTTTACTCAATAAGTGGAGATTTATTTATGCCTCATCTGCTGCAACTTACGGAGATGGAAAGTTAGGGTTTGATGATGACCATGACAAACTTTTAGAATTAAAACCTTTAAATATGTATGGCTATTCTAAGCATCTTTTTGATCTGTGGTTAAAAAAAAATCACTTATTAGAATATGTAGTTGGTTTGAAATATTTTAACGTCTTTGGACCAAATGAAAACCACAAAAATAAAATGGCATCAGCTATAGCTCAAATCTACCCTGTTATCATGAAGGAACATAAAGTTAAGCTCTTTAAATCATCAGATCCAGCAAAATTTGCCGATGGAGAGCAAAAACGTGATTTCATCTATGTTAAGGATGTGGCCCGTATTACCACTAGCTTTTTATCAAATTCAAATAATGGAATCTTTAACGTGGGTAGAGGTGTTGCCCTGTCATGGAATAGGTTAGCTCAGGCGATATTTAAAGCTTTAAAGATAGATGGCACAATTGAATATATCGAAATGCCTGAAGTCCTTATTGGTAAATATCAAAATTATACTTGCGCAAATACAGATAAATTGAGGAAAGCCATTGGCAAATTAGCCGATTGTGGTACATTGGAAGATGACGTTTGTGATTATATTTGTAACCACCTTAACAATGACGAAACATGGTAA
- a CDS encoding Fatty acid desaturase has translation MRFNKDTNWIPIIFLCSYHFALFISLPFYLLYVPNPSGLLIFSIILLFLTGISITGGYHRYFSHKTFKTNKYVEFILLLFGSMTAQGSALRWAFDHRIHHAFVDTDNDPYSIKKGFWYAHFLWILKKPKKIDPKIVSDLLKNKLVCFQHEYYPLCLVTTNSIVVLLAYLLFDDFLGSIILAFGLRLFLLHHFTWFINSLAHTWGDKPFCQEQSAVNNYIIALLTFGEGYHNFHHTFANDYRNGIKWYHYDPTKWFIWILFKCNLAHSLKEIDSLTIKKRMILERKTILTQKLKVAWYLRKDAIEEKIEEISNSIVTSINKLYLLKKKCNYLRKNKAEKNHLMALKKELKELKKRLRRDWKQWKNLSALIMTKVSC, from the coding sequence ATGAGATTTAACAAGGATACAAATTGGATACCCATTATTTTTTTATGTTCTTATCACTTTGCTTTATTTATTTCATTACCCTTTTATCTACTGTATGTACCCAACCCTTCAGGTTTATTAATCTTTAGTATAATTTTGCTTTTTTTAACGGGTATTAGTATAACCGGAGGCTACCATCGCTACTTTTCACACAAAACTTTTAAGACCAACAAATACGTAGAATTTATCCTTCTATTGTTTGGTTCAATGACCGCTCAAGGCAGCGCTTTAAGATGGGCATTTGATCATAGAATTCATCATGCATTTGTTGATACCGATAATGACCCCTATTCCATTAAAAAAGGGTTTTGGTATGCACACTTTTTATGGATTTTAAAAAAACCCAAAAAAATAGATCCCAAAATTGTCTCTGATTTACTTAAAAACAAATTAGTTTGCTTCCAACATGAATACTATCCCCTTTGTCTTGTTACAACAAATAGTATAGTAGTTTTACTTGCTTACTTATTATTTGATGACTTCTTAGGTTCAATCATATTAGCGTTTGGATTGCGTTTATTTTTACTACACCATTTTACATGGTTTATAAATTCTTTGGCTCATACTTGGGGAGACAAGCCGTTTTGCCAAGAGCAATCTGCAGTAAATAATTACATTATAGCTTTATTGACATTTGGAGAAGGTTATCATAATTTTCATCATACTTTTGCTAACGATTATCGCAATGGGATCAAATGGTATCATTATGACCCTACAAAATGGTTTATTTGGATTTTGTTTAAATGTAATTTAGCTCATTCTTTAAAAGAAATTGACAGCTTGACTATAAAAAAAAGAATGATACTAGAGCGCAAAACTATTTTAACTCAAAAACTTAAAGTAGCATGGTATTTAAGAAAAGATGCTATAGAAGAGAAAATAGAAGAAATTTCAAATAGTATTGTTACAAGTATTAATAAACTCTATTTATTGAAAAAAAAATGTAATTATTTAAGAAAAAATAAAGCAGAAAAAAACCATTTAATGGCATTAAAAAAAGAATTAAAAGAATTAAAAAAAAGGTTGAGAAGGGATTGGAAACAGTGGAAAAACCTATCAGCATTAATCATGACAAAGGTAAGCTGCTAA
- the ispE gene encoding 4-diphosphocytidyl-2-C-methyl-D-erythritol kinase — MLHVKSPAKINLFLKVLKKRTDGYHDLVSIFQTIDLFDFLSIQISDKDLFVCNDPDLCCDRSNLIWKAVDLFNEKNNSNLKFAITLKKNIPKEAGLGGGSSNAASTLWGINELTGNKFSLQQLQEWSIAIGSDVPFFFSSGTAFCTGKGERVESFSLTESSEEAWIAKPNFGLSTKEIFQNVHLDTQNPFVPSFYLKQFLNKTMHDLNDLENVALKLKPELLDFKEQLLSLGFDKVWMTGSGSAFVCKGNPSQMVPSFLTKVKYINKAKKWY, encoded by the coding sequence ATGTTACACGTCAAATCTCCAGCAAAAATAAATCTTTTTTTAAAAGTCTTAAAAAAAAGAACAGATGGTTATCATGACCTAGTTTCTATATTCCAAACTATTGATCTATTTGATTTTTTATCGATTCAAATTTCAGATAAAGATTTATTTGTATGCAACGATCCTGACTTATGTTGTGATAGAAGTAATTTAATCTGGAAAGCTGTAGATTTATTTAATGAAAAAAACAATAGTAATTTAAAGTTTGCTATTACTTTGAAAAAAAATATTCCGAAAGAAGCGGGCTTAGGAGGGGGTAGTAGTAACGCAGCTTCCACTCTATGGGGAATTAATGAATTAACTGGGAACAAATTTAGCCTGCAACAATTGCAAGAATGGAGTATAGCAATTGGCTCAGATGTGCCGTTTTTCTTTTCATCTGGTACCGCTTTTTGTACTGGAAAAGGTGAACGTGTAGAATCTTTTTCCTTAACAGAATCTTCAGAAGAAGCTTGGATTGCAAAACCAAATTTTGGCCTTTCAACCAAAGAAATTTTTCAAAATGTTCATTTAGATACACAAAACCCTTTCGTACCTTCGTTTTATTTAAAGCAATTTTTAAATAAAACAATGCATGATCTAAATGATTTAGAAAATGTAGCCCTAAAACTCAAACCAGAGCTTTTGGATTTTAAGGAACAGTTATTAAGCCTTGGGTTTGATAAGGTGTGGATGACTGGATCAGGCTCTGCCTTTGTATGTAAAGGAAATCCGTCACAAATGGTGCCCTCATTTTTAACAAAGGTAAAATATATAAATAAAGCCAAAAAATGGTATTAG
- a CDS encoding Outer membrane protein transport protein (OMPP1/FadL/TodX) — translation MKFGSVCRYLTISVFGLLCTMSQTTEAILASPKSFGMSAAVIAYPQDAEAAAFNPAGMAKVGDRIDGGGAWVQFYLRSRVRDNLAGLVRPGINGTFVAGRTKNFYNGDFGVNKVVSEDYDISVGLVLYNRNFNKTTYKHPFPLLGTTNLGLEYLHETLSPNVAWSYCRHHFGLSINYNVQRLKVNGIQNFDNPLFSAYPGKVTNKGYSWSQGVGATIGWLYDVTDWFSVGLTYQPRTRMKRFTKYKGFLSHRGRLDIPRKIGFGLAIKVLPVSTVTFDVEHIQWKPVHALSNKLASELTIDKLGTDHGTGFGFKNQTYYRVGMDYDVSQKLTLRAGFRHVNVPFGRTQTAVNLLICDTVEDVITVGATYRAIENGEVSMFYGHGFNKRVNGKRSIPIGLGGGNADLWSNLDVVGLQLSYCF, via the coding sequence ATGAAATTCGGTTCAGTTTGCCGATATCTAACGATTAGTGTTTTTGGCCTATTATGCACAATGAGTCAGACAACAGAAGCAATATTAGCAAGTCCAAAGTCTTTTGGAATGTCAGCAGCGGTTATAGCTTATCCTCAAGATGCGGAAGCTGCAGCCTTTAATCCAGCAGGTATGGCAAAAGTTGGAGATAGAATTGACGGAGGAGGCGCTTGGGTTCAATTTTATTTAAGATCAAGAGTCAGAGATAACCTTGCTGGTTTAGTCAGACCAGGCATTAACGGCACGTTTGTTGCTGGAAGAACAAAAAACTTTTATAACGGTGATTTTGGCGTTAATAAAGTAGTATCTGAAGATTATGACATTTCAGTTGGCTTAGTTTTGTACAATAGAAACTTTAACAAAACTACCTATAAACACCCATTTCCTTTACTTGGCACAACAAATTTAGGATTAGAATATCTACATGAAACTCTTTCTCCAAACGTTGCTTGGAGTTACTGTCGTCATCATTTTGGCTTATCAATTAATTACAATGTACAAAGACTTAAAGTTAATGGCATACAAAATTTTGATAACCCATTATTTAGCGCATATCCTGGAAAAGTGACAAATAAGGGTTATAGTTGGTCACAAGGTGTTGGCGCAACAATTGGTTGGTTATATGACGTTACTGATTGGTTTAGTGTTGGTTTAACTTATCAGCCTCGCACAAGAATGAAAAGATTTACCAAATATAAAGGATTCTTGTCCCATAGAGGAAGACTTGATATTCCAAGAAAAATTGGATTTGGTTTAGCCATTAAGGTTCTCCCGGTTTCAACGGTCACATTTGACGTTGAGCATATCCAGTGGAAACCTGTACATGCTTTAAGCAATAAACTTGCGTCAGAGCTAACTATTGATAAACTAGGAACTGACCACGGTACTGGTTTCGGTTTTAAAAACCAAACTTACTATCGCGTTGGTATGGACTATGATGTAAGTCAAAAACTTACTTTAAGAGCTGGTTTTAGACACGTTAACGTCCCATTTGGCAGAACACAAACAGCTGTTAATCTTTTAATTTGCGATACAGTTGAAGATGTCATTACAGTTGGCGCTACTTATCGAGCCATTGAAAATGGAGAAGTATCTATGTTTTACGGACACGGCTTTAACAAGCGTGTAAACGGAAAGAGATCTATTCCTATCGGTTTAGGTGGTGGAAATGCAGATCTATGGTCTAACTTAGATGTTGTAGGTCTACAACTTAGCTATTGCTTCTAA